TTGTTTTCTATCCGATGACGGATGACGAAATCCGTTCCTATGTAGAGAGCGGCGACTGCATGGACAAGGCGGGCGCTTATGGAATCCAGGGCAGCTTTGCGGTTTACATAAAAGAAATTCACGGGGACTATTACAACGTCATGGGGCTGCCGGTCGGGAAACTGTGGCAGGAGCTGAAAGCATGCCATATAGCAGAATGACATTAATGGAAGTTAGGAAAGCGCCGGCTTGCGGGGACATCCTGGGAGAGAAAAAGAGCAGGCCGGTCACATTTTTATTCGAAAAAATTTCCTTTAAAACCGTGTTATTATGCAGCATTTGCACGAATGAGAAGAACAATTCAGAACAATTCACTACAAAAAATGGATAGAGATACATAAAGTCTAATAATCTGACAACTCTATAAAAATTTCCTATTTACAACTGAAGAAAAAGGGTGTATGATAATGCGTAAATAAAATGCAAAATAAAATTCAATCGAAAAAATGAATTGATATGATGCATAAAATACGGCAGAGGCAGAAACGGGAGAAAAGCCCCGAAGACTGTGCGCCGTGAAAGAAAGGAAGAGGGTTATGGCAAACAAGAGCACACGAAAGGCTCCGCCGCTGTACCGGCAGGAATTTGAGCATGACAACTGCGGAATCGGCGCAGTCGTAAACATTAAGGGAATCAAGACCAGAGAGACCGTAGAAAATGCCTTAAAGATTGTAGAAAACTTAGAGCACAGAGCCGGCAAAGACGCCGAGGGAAAAACAGGGGATGGTGTAGGAATCCTTTTACAGATTTCGCACAAATTCTTTTCCAAAACCTGTAACGCCCTCGGTATTTCTTTGGGCAAAGAACGCGAGTACGGCGTCGGACAGTTCTTCTTCCCGCAGGATGAGCTGAAGAGAAAACAGGCAATGAAAATGTTCGAAATCATTCTGAACAAGGAAGGACTGGAGTTTCTGGGATGGCGTACCGTTCCGACGGTGCCGGAAATCCTCGGACAGAAGGCGCTCGACAAAATGCCGTACATCATGCAGGCGTTTATTAAAAAGCCGGCGGATGTGGAGGCGGGGCTTCCGTTTGACCGCAGGCTGTATGTGGCGCGCCGCGAGTTTGAGCAGAGCAACGAGAATACCTATGTCGTTTCCCTCTCCAGCAGGACCATTGTTTACAAGGGCATGTTTCTGGTAGGGCAGCTCCGCAAGTTTTTCACCGATCTGCAGAGCCCGGATTACGAATCGGCGATTGCCACCGTGCACTCCCGTTTCAGTACGAACACCAATCCGAGCTGGGAGAGAGCGCATCCGAACCGTTTTATCGTTCACAACGGAGAAATCAATACCATCCGCGGCAACGCTGACAAGATGCTGGCGCGCGAGGAAACGATGGCGTCCCCGTATCTGCAGGATGATTTCCACAAGGTGCTGCCGGTCATCAATATGGCGGGTTCTGATTCTGCCATGCTGGACAATACGCTGGAATTTCTTATCATGAGCGGCATGGATATGGCGCTTGCCATGATGATTCTGATTCCGGAGCCGTGGGCGAACAACCAGAATCTCTCGCAGAACAAGCGTGATTTCTATCAGTATTATGCGACCATGATGGAGCCGTGGGACGGTCCTGCCGCTATCATGTTCAGCGACGGCGACCAGGTGGGCGCGGTGCTCGACCGCAACGGTCTGCGTCCGTCACGCTACTACATCACAAACGACGGCTACATGATTTTATCCTCCGAGGTGGGTGTGCTGGATATTCCGCCCGAAAAGATTGTCCGCAAGGAGCGCCTGCATCCGGGTAAAATGCTTCTGATTGATACCGTAAAGGGAAAAATCATTGATGACGAGGAATTGAAAGAATACTATGCATCGCGCGAGCCTTACGGAGAGTGGCTGGACAGCAATCTGGTATGTCTGTCAGACCTGAAAATCCCCAATGTGCGCGTGCCGGAGTACACGGATGAAGAGCGTGCAAGGCTGCAGAAGGCATTCGGCTATACCTACGAGGAATACCGCACTTCCATCCGCAACATGGCATTAAACGGGGCGGAGGGAATTGCCTCGATGGGTATCGACACGCCGCTGGCGGTGCTTTCCGATGAGCAGCAGCCGTTGTTTAATTACTTCAAACAGCTGTTTGCGCAGGTAACAAACCCGCCCATCGACGCGATTCGTGAGGAAATCGTGACGTCGACCACCGTTTATATCGGTGAGGACGGCAACCTGCTGGAGGAAGCGCCGGAGAACTGCAAAGTGCTGAAGGTAAATAACCCGATTCTGACGAACACCGATATGCTGAAAATCAAGCATATGAAGGTGGATGGCTTCAAGGTAGCGGAGGTTCCGATCACTTATTATAAGAGCACCAGCATTGAGCGCGCGATTGAGCGTCTGTTTGTGGAGGTTGACAAGGCGCACCGCGATGGCGCGAACATTCTTGTGCTGACTGACCGCGGTGTGGACGAGAATCATGTGCCGATTCCGTCACTGCTTGCCGTATCCGCCGTGCATCAGTACCTGGTAAAAACGAAGAAGAGAACGTCGCTTGCCATCGTGCTGGAATCCGGCGAGCCGCGCGAGGTGCATCATTTTGCAACGCTGCTCGGTTATGGCGCCTGCGCAGTCAATCCGTACCTGGCGCAGGAGACTATCCGTCAGCTCATCGATAACAAGATGATTGAGAAGGATTACTATGCGGCAGTCAACGATTATAATTCGGCGGTGCTGCACGGAATCGTCAAGATTGCGTCGAAGATGGGTATTTCCACCATCCAGTCGTACCAGGGATCGCAGATTTTTGAGGCGATCGGCATCAGCAAGGAAGTAATCGACAAATACTTTACAAAAACAGTTAGTCGTGTGGGCGGCATCACACTGCAGGATATCGAGAACCAGACAGAAGCGCTGCACAACGAAGCGTTTGACCCGCTGGGACTGGGCAACGATCTGACGC
This is a stretch of genomic DNA from Marvinbryantia formatexigens DSM 14469. It encodes these proteins:
- the gltB gene encoding glutamate synthase large subunit, producing MANKSTRKAPPLYRQEFEHDNCGIGAVVNIKGIKTRETVENALKIVENLEHRAGKDAEGKTGDGVGILLQISHKFFSKTCNALGISLGKEREYGVGQFFFPQDELKRKQAMKMFEIILNKEGLEFLGWRTVPTVPEILGQKALDKMPYIMQAFIKKPADVEAGLPFDRRLYVARREFEQSNENTYVVSLSSRTIVYKGMFLVGQLRKFFTDLQSPDYESAIATVHSRFSTNTNPSWERAHPNRFIVHNGEINTIRGNADKMLAREETMASPYLQDDFHKVLPVINMAGSDSAMLDNTLEFLIMSGMDMALAMMILIPEPWANNQNLSQNKRDFYQYYATMMEPWDGPAAIMFSDGDQVGAVLDRNGLRPSRYYITNDGYMILSSEVGVLDIPPEKIVRKERLHPGKMLLIDTVKGKIIDDEELKEYYASREPYGEWLDSNLVCLSDLKIPNVRVPEYTDEERARLQKAFGYTYEEYRTSIRNMALNGAEGIASMGIDTPLAVLSDEQQPLFNYFKQLFAQVTNPPIDAIREEIVTSTTVYIGEDGNLLEEAPENCKVLKVNNPILTNTDMLKIKHMKVDGFKVAEVPITYYKSTSIERAIERLFVEVDKAHRDGANILVLTDRGVDENHVPIPSLLAVSAVHQYLVKTKKRTSLAIVLESGEPREVHHFATLLGYGACAVNPYLAQETIRQLIDNKMIEKDYYAAVNDYNSAVLHGIVKIASKMGISTIQSYQGSQIFEAIGISKEVIDKYFTKTVSRVGGITLQDIENQTEALHNEAFDPLGLGNDLTLNSIGRHKSRSQGEEHRYNPLTIHLLQESTKQGNYQMFKEYTARVNREESGYLRSLMDFNYPEEGVPIDEVESVDEIVKRFKTGAMSYGSISQEAHETLAIAMNRLHGKSNSGEGGESDERLASAGTANDRSSAIKQVASGRFGVTSRYLVSAKELQIKMAQGAKPGEGGHLPGGKVYPWIAKTRHSTPGVSLISPPPHHDIYSIEDLAQLIYDLKNSNKDARISVKLVSEAGVGTVAAGVAKAGAQVILISGYDGGTGAAPRSSIHNAGLPWELGLAETHQTLMMNGLRNKVRIETDGKLMSGRDVAIAAILGAEEFGFATAPLVTMGCVMMRVCNLDTCPVGVATQNPELRKRFRGKPEYVINFMRFIAQELREYMAKLGVRTVDELVGRSDLLRKGEGFYKEKAARVDLSAILDNPYVGQKCTFEPEHVYDFHLEKTADERILLKKLKGALEKKQKRSIEVDVSNVDRAFGTIFGSEITKLYGDTLEDDTFTVKCTGAGGQSFGAFIPKGLTLELVGDSNDYFGKGLSGGRLIVYPPKGITYKQDENIIIGNVALYGATSGSAYINGVAGERFCVRNSGAIAVVEGVGEHGCEYMTGGRAVILGKTGKNFAAGMSGGIAYVLDEDNDLYKKVNKEMVSIEKMTSKYDVEELKKMIQDHVAYTNSVKGKEVLEHFEEYLPKFKKIIPNDYKRMMNTIIQMEEKGLSSEQAQIEAFNAIKKG